Proteins encoded by one window of Betaproteobacteria bacterium:
- a CDS encoding EAL domain-containing protein, which yields MQEGALHCVFQPLLSLADGSVFGFEGLLRGPGRNGQQSPLALFESATREGCVEELEVAARRLVAERYLSLGLEGKLFVNFSPSLLANQPLRPSRADPPAGLEGIPPQNVVIELTEGSQATDFDRLVQVLDRYRSQGYHIAIDDLGEGFASLKLWSKVRPEMVKVDRHFINEISSDGLKLRFVQAIQHIAESSGAAIVAEGVETEAELRVLRDLGIPYVQGFLTARPAAKPAVRLSSAVQQMLSSQTISVYPESVRSYRRSPAASKLLRHIVPVEAQARNDSVFARFEADPELESLPVVRSNRPLGLINRHEFFDRFARPYQRELFGRKPCTTFMDDAPLVVPATLPIQELSLALARGERRHLSDGFILTDPAGLYLGMGTGHDLMREITQLQITAARYANPLTLLPGNVPISEHMDRLVAARAPFVVGHADLDHFKPLNDALGYRKGDEVIQLLGRTLGEWVDSECDFLGHVGGDDFMLLMQSSDWESRLRSALAGFQRHVPDLLDETTRARGA from the coding sequence GTGCAGGAAGGCGCCCTCCACTGCGTCTTCCAGCCGCTCCTGAGCTTGGCGGATGGATCCGTCTTCGGATTTGAAGGACTGCTGCGGGGGCCGGGGCGGAACGGACAGCAGTCTCCGCTGGCGTTGTTCGAGTCGGCAACAAGGGAAGGTTGCGTCGAGGAGTTGGAAGTCGCGGCTCGAAGGCTCGTTGCGGAACGGTATCTGAGTCTTGGGTTGGAAGGAAAGCTGTTCGTCAACTTCTCGCCGTCCCTGCTGGCGAACCAGCCACTTCGACCGTCGCGCGCCGACCCTCCTGCCGGACTGGAAGGGATCCCGCCACAGAACGTCGTGATCGAACTGACGGAAGGCAGCCAGGCGACGGACTTCGACCGGCTCGTACAAGTCCTGGACCGCTACCGGTCGCAGGGCTACCACATCGCCATCGACGACCTCGGCGAGGGCTTTGCGAGCCTGAAGCTCTGGTCCAAGGTGCGGCCGGAGATGGTCAAGGTCGACCGGCACTTCATCAACGAGATTTCGTCGGACGGGCTGAAGCTCCGCTTCGTGCAGGCGATTCAGCACATCGCCGAGAGCTCCGGGGCCGCCATCGTGGCCGAGGGCGTGGAAACCGAAGCCGAATTGCGCGTGCTGCGGGATCTCGGGATCCCCTATGTCCAGGGGTTTCTCACTGCCCGGCCTGCGGCCAAGCCTGCCGTCCGCCTCTCATCCGCCGTGCAACAGATGCTGTCCAGCCAGACGATATCGGTCTACCCCGAGAGCGTCAGGTCGTACCGGCGCTCTCCCGCCGCCTCGAAACTGCTTCGCCACATCGTTCCGGTGGAGGCTCAGGCGCGGAACGACAGCGTGTTCGCCCGCTTCGAGGCCGATCCCGAACTGGAGAGCCTTCCTGTCGTGAGGTCGAACCGGCCCCTGGGACTCATCAACCGGCACGAATTCTTCGATCGCTTCGCACGGCCGTATCAGCGCGAACTGTTCGGCCGCAAGCCTTGCACGACCTTCATGGACGATGCCCCGCTGGTCGTTCCGGCTACCCTGCCGATCCAGGAATTGAGCCTTGCGCTCGCGCGGGGCGAGCGGCGTCACCTCTCCGACGGTTTCATCCTCACGGACCCGGCGGGACTCTATCTCGGAATGGGCACAGGCCACGACCTGATGCGCGAGATCACGCAACTGCAGATCACGGCCGCGCGCTACGCCAACCCGCTAACCCTCCTGCCCGGCAACGTTCCCATCTCCGAACACATGGACCGGCTCGTGGCCGCCCGCGCGCCCTTTGTGGTCGGACATGCGGATCTGGATCATTTCAAACCGCTGAACGATGCCCTCGGGTATCGCAAAGGTGACGAGGTGATCCAGTTGCTCGGCCGGACGCTGGGCGAATGGGTCGATTCCGAATGCGACTTTCTCGGTCATGTCGGCGGAGATGACTTCATGCTGCTCATGCAGAGTTCCGACTGGGAGTCGCGACTTCGTTCCGCACTCGCCGGATTCCAGCGCCACGTTCCGGACCTGCTCGACGAAACAACGCGGGCGCGAGGGGCTTGA
- a CDS encoding (2Fe-2S)-binding protein, protein MATLKLNVNGKDHTVNVRNPDMPLLWVLRDLLNLTGTKYGCGIEVCGACTVLIDGQREHACVFDASSAVGKKVVTIEGLSPDNSHPAQKAWIEHQVPQCGYCQPGMLMTVAGAMNAGHHGNEIQSELKNLCVCGTYQRIRKALSAL, encoded by the coding sequence ATGGCAACTCTCAAACTCAACGTCAACGGCAAGGACCACACGGTCAACGTCCGCAACCCCGACATGCCTCTGCTCTGGGTGCTGCGCGACCTCCTCAACCTGACCGGGACCAAGTACGGCTGCGGCATCGAAGTCTGCGGCGCGTGCACGGTCCTCATCGACGGACAACGGGAACACGCCTGCGTGTTCGACGCGTCCTCCGCAGTGGGCAAGAAGGTGGTGACGATCGAAGGCCTGTCGCCCGACAACAGCCACCCCGCCCAGAAAGCGTGGATAGAGCATCAGGTTCCGCAGTGCGGCTACTGCCAGCCAGGAATGCTCATGACCGTCGCGGGGGCCATGAATGCGGGCCACCATGGAAACGAGATCCAGTCGGAGCTGAAGAACCTCTGCGTATGCGGAACCTATCAGCGCATCCGGAAAGCTCTCTCGGCCCTTTGA